The following proteins are co-located in the Primulina tabacum isolate GXHZ01 chromosome 11, ASM2559414v2, whole genome shotgun sequence genome:
- the LOC142519523 gene encoding K(+) efflux antiporter 2, chloroplastic-like isoform X1: protein MLRFDLIRGVYVVNLVELICAAKCLLRGVMDIACSISRSNVIYGVEAVDFRESEHLNLTINLKYGRCKFFGDSRLLLKAHSGKKLKKNIRYSPRAASPRFLNEDTFWSWCHRSVGSSFYRCGNIFKTSRPVGLSQCQGNESVAYIYGNGSDVEVGETGNAEVGFKSIASMEISGEGVEAADLDELRDLLEKAVKELEVTRNNSAIFEEKAQQISEASILLKDEAAKAWGDVHDALSNVQEILNEEASAKEGVQKATTALSVAEAKLQDLVNSQKIATEKIGFPKYSEENDSEFETEGEESSEEEALLAAQHDITKCREQLVNCEAELRRVQSRKEELQKEVDRLNMVAEQSQIKVFKAEEDVANIMLLAEQAVALELEAAQRVDEAYIALQRAEKNLDLLSVAAVDFERTVTDLVSLESPTDDAVEKDREVQTELVEIIELEEHILLDENDKESEELNAGLSEDIEADSEKLKTIQNKIQEMQKESTRESSPLSTPKPLLKKSSRFFSASYFSFAADGEEFTPASVFHGVVESARKHLSKLVVGSLIVGAGITLYMNRGEKISQLFQQPDIITTSIDEVSTTAKPLVRKLRNLPQKMKKIMDMLPHQEINEEEASLLDVVWLLLASVIFVPTFQKIPGGSPVLGYLAAGILIGPYGLSIIRNVHATKAIAEFGVVFLLFNIGLELSVERLSSMKKYVFGLGSAQVLVTAVVVGVVARYVSGLPGPAAIVIGNGIALSSTAVVLQVLQERGESTSRHGRATFSVLLFQDLAVVVLLILIPLISPSSSKGGVGFQAIAEALGLAAVKAVVAISAIIAGGRLLLRPVYKQIAENQNAEIFSANTLLVILATSLLTARAGLSMALGAFLAGLLLAETEFSLQVESDIAPYRGLLLGLFFMTVGMSIDPKLLVSNFPVIAGSLGLLIAGKTILVALVGRIFGISMVSAIRVGLLLAPGGEFAFVAFGEAVNQGIMSSQLSSLLFLVVGISMALTPWLAAGGQLIASRFELQDVRSLLPDENETDDLQDHIIICGFGRVGQIIAQLLSERLIPFVALDVRSDRVSVGRALDLPVYFGDAGSREVLHKIGAERACAAAVTLDSPGANYRAVWALSKYFPNVKTFVRAHDVDHGLNLEKAGATAVVPETLEPSLQLAAAVLAQAKLPTSEIAATINEFRSRHLAELTELSETSGSSLGYGFSGTMSKPKSQHSDSSDENQLIEGTLAI from the exons ATGCTTAGGTTCGATTTGATTCGCGGTGTTTATGTTGTGAATTTAGTGGAGTTGATTTGTGCTGCCAAGTGTTTGTTACGAG GAGTGATGGACATCGCGTGTAGTATATCTAGATCAAATGTGATTTACGGAGTTGAAGCTGTAGATTTCAGGGAATCGGAACACTTGAATTTGACAATAAATTTGAAGTACGGTCGCTGTAAATTTTTTGGAGATTCAAGGCTTCTGTTAAAAGCACATTCAGGAAAGAAGCTGAAGAAAAACATTAGATATAGTCCTCGTGCTGCTAGTCCACGTTTTCTCAATGAAGACACTTTTTGGTCGTGGTGCCATAGATCTGTTGGCTCTTCTTTTTATAGATgtggaaatatttttaaaacttcaagGCCTGTTGGTTTGTCACAGTGTCAGGGAAATGAATCGGTAGCTTATATATATGGAAATGGAAGTGATGTAGAAGTGGGTGAGACTGGAAATGCTGAGGTAGGCTTCAAATCAATTGCCTCCATGGAAATATCAGGGGAAGGAGTGGAGGCTGCAGATTTGGATGAACTGAGGGACTTGTTGGAGAAAGCTGTAAAAGAGTTGGAAGTTACACGCAATAACAGCGCAATTTTTGAGGAAAAGGCCCAGCAAATATCAGAAGCTTCTATATTGTTGAAGGATGAGGCTGCAAAAGCATGGGGTGATGTACATGATGCCCTTAGTAATGTACAAGAAATTTTAAATGAAGAGGCTTCTGCTAAAGAAGGTGTCCAGAAGGCAACAACTGCCCTTTCTGTGGCTGAGGCTAAACTCCAAGATCTTGTGAATTCGCAGAAAATTGCAACTGAAAAAATTGGTTTTCCTAAATATTCTGAAGAAAATGATTCCGAGTTTGAAACTGAAGGGGAAGAATCAAGTGAAGAGGAAGCACTCTTGGCTGCACAGCATGACATAACAAAGTGTCGAGAACAATTGGTAAATTGTGAGGCCGAACTCAGAAGGGTTCAAAGCAGGAAAGAAGAGTTGCAGAAGGAAGTGGACAGGTTGAACATGGTTGCAGAGCAATCtcaaatcaaagtttttaaaGCAGAGGAAGATGTGGCAAACATAATGCTTTTAGCAGAGCAAGCTGTTGCTCTTGAACTTGAGGCTGCACAACGTGTCGATGAAGCATATATTGCACTACAGAGGGCAGAGAAGAACCTTGATCTTTTGAGTGTCGCTGCAGTGGATTTTGAGCGAACTGTCACTGATCTGGTATCTTTAGAAAGTCCTACAGATGATGCTGTTGAGAAAGATAGAGAGGTGCAAACCGAATTAGTGGAGATAATTGAGCTGGAGGAACATATTTTATTGGATGAGAATGACAAAGAGAGTGAAGAGTTAAATGCAGGCTTATCAGAGGACATTGAAGCAGATTCGGAGAAGTTAAAAACTATTCAGAATAAGATACAGGAAATGCAGAAGGAATCAACTAGGGAGAGTTCTCCTTTAAGCACTCCCAAACCATTATTGAAGAAATCATCCCGATTCTTTTCTGCATCATATTTCTCTTTTGCTGCGGATGGGGAAGAGTTTACCCCAGCTTCAGTTTTTCACGGTGTAGTGGAGTCTGCTCGTAAGCACTTGTCCAAGTTGGTCGTTGGGTCACTGATTGTTGGAGCAGG AATTACGTTATACATGAATCGAGGTGAAAAGATCTCCCAGCTATTTCAGCAACCAGACATAATAACCACTAGCATAGATGAAGTGTCAACTACAGCAAAGCCTCTGGTCAGGAAATTGAGAAATCTTCCTCagaaaatgaagaaaataaTGGACATGCTTCCTCATCAAGAG ATAAATGAGGAGGAAGCCTCGTTGCTTGATGTGGTGTGGTTACTACTTGCGAGTGTTATATTTGTTCCCACATTCCAGAAAATCCCTGGAG GCAGTCCTGTCCTTGGATATCTAGCTGCTGGGATCTTAATTGGTCCGTATGGTCTCTCTATTATTCGCAATGTACATGCAACTAAGGCAATAGCTGAGTTTGGAGTTGTCTTCTTGCTATTCAATATTGGCCTCGAG CTCTCTGTTGAAAGACTAAGTTCAATGAAGAAATATGTTTTTGGATTGGGCTCTGCTCAG GTCTTGGTCACAGCTGTGGTTGTTGGGGTGGTTGCTCGATATGTGTCTGGGCTGCCGGGTCCTGCTGCAATTGTCATAGGGAATGGCATTGCATTATCTTCAACCGCGGTTGTGCTACAG GTACTTCAAGAACGTGGAGAGAGTACATCACGGCATGGGAGAGCTACGTTTTCTGTGTTACTCTTCCAG GATTTAGCAGTGGTGGTTTTGCTTATACTAATACCACTTATTTCACCGAGTTCATCCAAGGGAGGG GTTGGTTTCCAAGCCATTGCTGAAGCTCTTGGATTGGCTGCTGTGAAGGCAGTAGTTGCCATCTCAGCCATAATTGCTGGAGGACGATTG CTGCTTCGCCCAGTTTACAAGCAAATTGCTGAGAATCAAAATGCAGAAATATTTTCTGCGAATACACTTCTAGTCATCCTGGCAACCAGTCTCCTAACTGCCAGG GCTGGCCTTTCAATGGCTTTAGGAGCATTTTTGGCTGGCTTGCTTCTGGCGGAAACCGAATTCTCATTACAGGTTGAATCCGATATTGCACCATACCGTGGTCTCCTATTGGGTCTATTCTTTATGACG GTTGGAATGTCCATTGATCCAAAACTTCTAGTTTCAAACTTCCCAGTTATTGCCGGATCATTGGGGCTTCTAATTGCTGGTAAGACCATCTTGGTCGCACTTGTTGGCAGAATATTTGGTATTTCAATGGTATCTGCGATAAGAGTTGGCCTTCTGCTTGCACCTGGTGGAGAATTTGCGTTTGTAGCATTTGGTGAAGCTGTTAACCAG GGTATAATGTCTTCCCAGTTGTCATCATTGCTGTTTCTCGTGGTTGGAATTTCAATGGCTCTCACACCATGGTTAGCTGCTGGAGGCCAATTGATAGCTTCTCGCTTTGAACTGCAGGATGTTCGAAGTCTATTACCTGATGAAAACGAG ACAGATGATCTACAAGACCATATAATTATATGTGGCTTTGGACGTGTTGGTCAG ATTATTGCCCAGCTTCTTTCAGAGCGACTGATTCCTTTTGTTGCTCTTGACGTAAGAAG TGATCGAGTTTCTGTTGGACGTGCACTTGACCTTCCTGTATACTTTGGTGATGCGGGTAGTCGAGAG GTCCTCCACAAAATTGGTGCTGAAAGAGCATGTGCTGCTGCAGTAACTTTAGATAGTCCTGGTGCAAATTATAGAGCTGTCTGGGCTTTGAGCAAGTATTTTCCAAATGTGAAAACATTTGTCCGTGCTCACGATGTTGATCATGGCCTAAATTTAGAAAAAGCTGGGGCAACTGCA GTTGTTCCCGAGACTTTGGAACCTAGTTTGCAATTGGCAGCTGCTGTCCTTGCACAA GCCAAATTACCAACATCAGAGATAGCAGCTACGATCAATGAATTCAGATCCCGCCATCTCGCCGAGCTCACAGAG CTTTCTGAAACGAGTGGAAGCTCACTTGGTTACGGGTTTTCCGGAACGATGAGTAAACCTAAATCTCAGCATTCTGATTCTTCGGACGAGAACCAACTAATTGAAGGAACGCTAGCAATATGA
- the LOC142519523 gene encoding K(+) efflux antiporter 2, chloroplastic-like isoform X2, giving the protein MKCLGVMDIACSISRSNVIYGVEAVDFRESEHLNLTINLKYGRCKFFGDSRLLLKAHSGKKLKKNIRYSPRAASPRFLNEDTFWSWCHRSVGSSFYRCGNIFKTSRPVGLSQCQGNESVAYIYGNGSDVEVGETGNAEVGFKSIASMEISGEGVEAADLDELRDLLEKAVKELEVTRNNSAIFEEKAQQISEASILLKDEAAKAWGDVHDALSNVQEILNEEASAKEGVQKATTALSVAEAKLQDLVNSQKIATEKIGFPKYSEENDSEFETEGEESSEEEALLAAQHDITKCREQLVNCEAELRRVQSRKEELQKEVDRLNMVAEQSQIKVFKAEEDVANIMLLAEQAVALELEAAQRVDEAYIALQRAEKNLDLLSVAAVDFERTVTDLVSLESPTDDAVEKDREVQTELVEIIELEEHILLDENDKESEELNAGLSEDIEADSEKLKTIQNKIQEMQKESTRESSPLSTPKPLLKKSSRFFSASYFSFAADGEEFTPASVFHGVVESARKHLSKLVVGSLIVGAGITLYMNRGEKISQLFQQPDIITTSIDEVSTTAKPLVRKLRNLPQKMKKIMDMLPHQEINEEEASLLDVVWLLLASVIFVPTFQKIPGGSPVLGYLAAGILIGPYGLSIIRNVHATKAIAEFGVVFLLFNIGLELSVERLSSMKKYVFGLGSAQVLVTAVVVGVVARYVSGLPGPAAIVIGNGIALSSTAVVLQVLQERGESTSRHGRATFSVLLFQDLAVVVLLILIPLISPSSSKGGVGFQAIAEALGLAAVKAVVAISAIIAGGRLLLRPVYKQIAENQNAEIFSANTLLVILATSLLTARAGLSMALGAFLAGLLLAETEFSLQVESDIAPYRGLLLGLFFMTVGMSIDPKLLVSNFPVIAGSLGLLIAGKTILVALVGRIFGISMVSAIRVGLLLAPGGEFAFVAFGEAVNQGIMSSQLSSLLFLVVGISMALTPWLAAGGQLIASRFELQDVRSLLPDENETDDLQDHIIICGFGRVGQIIAQLLSERLIPFVALDVRSDRVSVGRALDLPVYFGDAGSREVLHKIGAERACAAAVTLDSPGANYRAVWALSKYFPNVKTFVRAHDVDHGLNLEKAGATAVVPETLEPSLQLAAAVLAQAKLPTSEIAATINEFRSRHLAELTELSETSGSSLGYGFSGTMSKPKSQHSDSSDENQLIEGTLAI; this is encoded by the exons ATGAAATGCTTAG GAGTGATGGACATCGCGTGTAGTATATCTAGATCAAATGTGATTTACGGAGTTGAAGCTGTAGATTTCAGGGAATCGGAACACTTGAATTTGACAATAAATTTGAAGTACGGTCGCTGTAAATTTTTTGGAGATTCAAGGCTTCTGTTAAAAGCACATTCAGGAAAGAAGCTGAAGAAAAACATTAGATATAGTCCTCGTGCTGCTAGTCCACGTTTTCTCAATGAAGACACTTTTTGGTCGTGGTGCCATAGATCTGTTGGCTCTTCTTTTTATAGATgtggaaatatttttaaaacttcaagGCCTGTTGGTTTGTCACAGTGTCAGGGAAATGAATCGGTAGCTTATATATATGGAAATGGAAGTGATGTAGAAGTGGGTGAGACTGGAAATGCTGAGGTAGGCTTCAAATCAATTGCCTCCATGGAAATATCAGGGGAAGGAGTGGAGGCTGCAGATTTGGATGAACTGAGGGACTTGTTGGAGAAAGCTGTAAAAGAGTTGGAAGTTACACGCAATAACAGCGCAATTTTTGAGGAAAAGGCCCAGCAAATATCAGAAGCTTCTATATTGTTGAAGGATGAGGCTGCAAAAGCATGGGGTGATGTACATGATGCCCTTAGTAATGTACAAGAAATTTTAAATGAAGAGGCTTCTGCTAAAGAAGGTGTCCAGAAGGCAACAACTGCCCTTTCTGTGGCTGAGGCTAAACTCCAAGATCTTGTGAATTCGCAGAAAATTGCAACTGAAAAAATTGGTTTTCCTAAATATTCTGAAGAAAATGATTCCGAGTTTGAAACTGAAGGGGAAGAATCAAGTGAAGAGGAAGCACTCTTGGCTGCACAGCATGACATAACAAAGTGTCGAGAACAATTGGTAAATTGTGAGGCCGAACTCAGAAGGGTTCAAAGCAGGAAAGAAGAGTTGCAGAAGGAAGTGGACAGGTTGAACATGGTTGCAGAGCAATCtcaaatcaaagtttttaaaGCAGAGGAAGATGTGGCAAACATAATGCTTTTAGCAGAGCAAGCTGTTGCTCTTGAACTTGAGGCTGCACAACGTGTCGATGAAGCATATATTGCACTACAGAGGGCAGAGAAGAACCTTGATCTTTTGAGTGTCGCTGCAGTGGATTTTGAGCGAACTGTCACTGATCTGGTATCTTTAGAAAGTCCTACAGATGATGCTGTTGAGAAAGATAGAGAGGTGCAAACCGAATTAGTGGAGATAATTGAGCTGGAGGAACATATTTTATTGGATGAGAATGACAAAGAGAGTGAAGAGTTAAATGCAGGCTTATCAGAGGACATTGAAGCAGATTCGGAGAAGTTAAAAACTATTCAGAATAAGATACAGGAAATGCAGAAGGAATCAACTAGGGAGAGTTCTCCTTTAAGCACTCCCAAACCATTATTGAAGAAATCATCCCGATTCTTTTCTGCATCATATTTCTCTTTTGCTGCGGATGGGGAAGAGTTTACCCCAGCTTCAGTTTTTCACGGTGTAGTGGAGTCTGCTCGTAAGCACTTGTCCAAGTTGGTCGTTGGGTCACTGATTGTTGGAGCAGG AATTACGTTATACATGAATCGAGGTGAAAAGATCTCCCAGCTATTTCAGCAACCAGACATAATAACCACTAGCATAGATGAAGTGTCAACTACAGCAAAGCCTCTGGTCAGGAAATTGAGAAATCTTCCTCagaaaatgaagaaaataaTGGACATGCTTCCTCATCAAGAG ATAAATGAGGAGGAAGCCTCGTTGCTTGATGTGGTGTGGTTACTACTTGCGAGTGTTATATTTGTTCCCACATTCCAGAAAATCCCTGGAG GCAGTCCTGTCCTTGGATATCTAGCTGCTGGGATCTTAATTGGTCCGTATGGTCTCTCTATTATTCGCAATGTACATGCAACTAAGGCAATAGCTGAGTTTGGAGTTGTCTTCTTGCTATTCAATATTGGCCTCGAG CTCTCTGTTGAAAGACTAAGTTCAATGAAGAAATATGTTTTTGGATTGGGCTCTGCTCAG GTCTTGGTCACAGCTGTGGTTGTTGGGGTGGTTGCTCGATATGTGTCTGGGCTGCCGGGTCCTGCTGCAATTGTCATAGGGAATGGCATTGCATTATCTTCAACCGCGGTTGTGCTACAG GTACTTCAAGAACGTGGAGAGAGTACATCACGGCATGGGAGAGCTACGTTTTCTGTGTTACTCTTCCAG GATTTAGCAGTGGTGGTTTTGCTTATACTAATACCACTTATTTCACCGAGTTCATCCAAGGGAGGG GTTGGTTTCCAAGCCATTGCTGAAGCTCTTGGATTGGCTGCTGTGAAGGCAGTAGTTGCCATCTCAGCCATAATTGCTGGAGGACGATTG CTGCTTCGCCCAGTTTACAAGCAAATTGCTGAGAATCAAAATGCAGAAATATTTTCTGCGAATACACTTCTAGTCATCCTGGCAACCAGTCTCCTAACTGCCAGG GCTGGCCTTTCAATGGCTTTAGGAGCATTTTTGGCTGGCTTGCTTCTGGCGGAAACCGAATTCTCATTACAGGTTGAATCCGATATTGCACCATACCGTGGTCTCCTATTGGGTCTATTCTTTATGACG GTTGGAATGTCCATTGATCCAAAACTTCTAGTTTCAAACTTCCCAGTTATTGCCGGATCATTGGGGCTTCTAATTGCTGGTAAGACCATCTTGGTCGCACTTGTTGGCAGAATATTTGGTATTTCAATGGTATCTGCGATAAGAGTTGGCCTTCTGCTTGCACCTGGTGGAGAATTTGCGTTTGTAGCATTTGGTGAAGCTGTTAACCAG GGTATAATGTCTTCCCAGTTGTCATCATTGCTGTTTCTCGTGGTTGGAATTTCAATGGCTCTCACACCATGGTTAGCTGCTGGAGGCCAATTGATAGCTTCTCGCTTTGAACTGCAGGATGTTCGAAGTCTATTACCTGATGAAAACGAG ACAGATGATCTACAAGACCATATAATTATATGTGGCTTTGGACGTGTTGGTCAG ATTATTGCCCAGCTTCTTTCAGAGCGACTGATTCCTTTTGTTGCTCTTGACGTAAGAAG TGATCGAGTTTCTGTTGGACGTGCACTTGACCTTCCTGTATACTTTGGTGATGCGGGTAGTCGAGAG GTCCTCCACAAAATTGGTGCTGAAAGAGCATGTGCTGCTGCAGTAACTTTAGATAGTCCTGGTGCAAATTATAGAGCTGTCTGGGCTTTGAGCAAGTATTTTCCAAATGTGAAAACATTTGTCCGTGCTCACGATGTTGATCATGGCCTAAATTTAGAAAAAGCTGGGGCAACTGCA GTTGTTCCCGAGACTTTGGAACCTAGTTTGCAATTGGCAGCTGCTGTCCTTGCACAA GCCAAATTACCAACATCAGAGATAGCAGCTACGATCAATGAATTCAGATCCCGCCATCTCGCCGAGCTCACAGAG CTTTCTGAAACGAGTGGAAGCTCACTTGGTTACGGGTTTTCCGGAACGATGAGTAAACCTAAATCTCAGCATTCTGATTCTTCGGACGAGAACCAACTAATTGAAGGAACGCTAGCAATATGA
- the LOC142519523 gene encoding K(+) efflux antiporter 2, chloroplastic-like isoform X3, translating to MDIACSISRSNVIYGVEAVDFRESEHLNLTINLKYGRCKFFGDSRLLLKAHSGKKLKKNIRYSPRAASPRFLNEDTFWSWCHRSVGSSFYRCGNIFKTSRPVGLSQCQGNESVAYIYGNGSDVEVGETGNAEVGFKSIASMEISGEGVEAADLDELRDLLEKAVKELEVTRNNSAIFEEKAQQISEASILLKDEAAKAWGDVHDALSNVQEILNEEASAKEGVQKATTALSVAEAKLQDLVNSQKIATEKIGFPKYSEENDSEFETEGEESSEEEALLAAQHDITKCREQLVNCEAELRRVQSRKEELQKEVDRLNMVAEQSQIKVFKAEEDVANIMLLAEQAVALELEAAQRVDEAYIALQRAEKNLDLLSVAAVDFERTVTDLVSLESPTDDAVEKDREVQTELVEIIELEEHILLDENDKESEELNAGLSEDIEADSEKLKTIQNKIQEMQKESTRESSPLSTPKPLLKKSSRFFSASYFSFAADGEEFTPASVFHGVVESARKHLSKLVVGSLIVGAGITLYMNRGEKISQLFQQPDIITTSIDEVSTTAKPLVRKLRNLPQKMKKIMDMLPHQEINEEEASLLDVVWLLLASVIFVPTFQKIPGGSPVLGYLAAGILIGPYGLSIIRNVHATKAIAEFGVVFLLFNIGLELSVERLSSMKKYVFGLGSAQVLVTAVVVGVVARYVSGLPGPAAIVIGNGIALSSTAVVLQVLQERGESTSRHGRATFSVLLFQDLAVVVLLILIPLISPSSSKGGVGFQAIAEALGLAAVKAVVAISAIIAGGRLLLRPVYKQIAENQNAEIFSANTLLVILATSLLTARAGLSMALGAFLAGLLLAETEFSLQVESDIAPYRGLLLGLFFMTVGMSIDPKLLVSNFPVIAGSLGLLIAGKTILVALVGRIFGISMVSAIRVGLLLAPGGEFAFVAFGEAVNQGIMSSQLSSLLFLVVGISMALTPWLAAGGQLIASRFELQDVRSLLPDENETDDLQDHIIICGFGRVGQIIAQLLSERLIPFVALDVRSDRVSVGRALDLPVYFGDAGSREVLHKIGAERACAAAVTLDSPGANYRAVWALSKYFPNVKTFVRAHDVDHGLNLEKAGATAVVPETLEPSLQLAAAVLAQAKLPTSEIAATINEFRSRHLAELTELSETSGSSLGYGFSGTMSKPKSQHSDSSDENQLIEGTLAI from the exons ATGGACATCGCGTGTAGTATATCTAGATCAAATGTGATTTACGGAGTTGAAGCTGTAGATTTCAGGGAATCGGAACACTTGAATTTGACAATAAATTTGAAGTACGGTCGCTGTAAATTTTTTGGAGATTCAAGGCTTCTGTTAAAAGCACATTCAGGAAAGAAGCTGAAGAAAAACATTAGATATAGTCCTCGTGCTGCTAGTCCACGTTTTCTCAATGAAGACACTTTTTGGTCGTGGTGCCATAGATCTGTTGGCTCTTCTTTTTATAGATgtggaaatatttttaaaacttcaagGCCTGTTGGTTTGTCACAGTGTCAGGGAAATGAATCGGTAGCTTATATATATGGAAATGGAAGTGATGTAGAAGTGGGTGAGACTGGAAATGCTGAGGTAGGCTTCAAATCAATTGCCTCCATGGAAATATCAGGGGAAGGAGTGGAGGCTGCAGATTTGGATGAACTGAGGGACTTGTTGGAGAAAGCTGTAAAAGAGTTGGAAGTTACACGCAATAACAGCGCAATTTTTGAGGAAAAGGCCCAGCAAATATCAGAAGCTTCTATATTGTTGAAGGATGAGGCTGCAAAAGCATGGGGTGATGTACATGATGCCCTTAGTAATGTACAAGAAATTTTAAATGAAGAGGCTTCTGCTAAAGAAGGTGTCCAGAAGGCAACAACTGCCCTTTCTGTGGCTGAGGCTAAACTCCAAGATCTTGTGAATTCGCAGAAAATTGCAACTGAAAAAATTGGTTTTCCTAAATATTCTGAAGAAAATGATTCCGAGTTTGAAACTGAAGGGGAAGAATCAAGTGAAGAGGAAGCACTCTTGGCTGCACAGCATGACATAACAAAGTGTCGAGAACAATTGGTAAATTGTGAGGCCGAACTCAGAAGGGTTCAAAGCAGGAAAGAAGAGTTGCAGAAGGAAGTGGACAGGTTGAACATGGTTGCAGAGCAATCtcaaatcaaagtttttaaaGCAGAGGAAGATGTGGCAAACATAATGCTTTTAGCAGAGCAAGCTGTTGCTCTTGAACTTGAGGCTGCACAACGTGTCGATGAAGCATATATTGCACTACAGAGGGCAGAGAAGAACCTTGATCTTTTGAGTGTCGCTGCAGTGGATTTTGAGCGAACTGTCACTGATCTGGTATCTTTAGAAAGTCCTACAGATGATGCTGTTGAGAAAGATAGAGAGGTGCAAACCGAATTAGTGGAGATAATTGAGCTGGAGGAACATATTTTATTGGATGAGAATGACAAAGAGAGTGAAGAGTTAAATGCAGGCTTATCAGAGGACATTGAAGCAGATTCGGAGAAGTTAAAAACTATTCAGAATAAGATACAGGAAATGCAGAAGGAATCAACTAGGGAGAGTTCTCCTTTAAGCACTCCCAAACCATTATTGAAGAAATCATCCCGATTCTTTTCTGCATCATATTTCTCTTTTGCTGCGGATGGGGAAGAGTTTACCCCAGCTTCAGTTTTTCACGGTGTAGTGGAGTCTGCTCGTAAGCACTTGTCCAAGTTGGTCGTTGGGTCACTGATTGTTGGAGCAGG AATTACGTTATACATGAATCGAGGTGAAAAGATCTCCCAGCTATTTCAGCAACCAGACATAATAACCACTAGCATAGATGAAGTGTCAACTACAGCAAAGCCTCTGGTCAGGAAATTGAGAAATCTTCCTCagaaaatgaagaaaataaTGGACATGCTTCCTCATCAAGAG ATAAATGAGGAGGAAGCCTCGTTGCTTGATGTGGTGTGGTTACTACTTGCGAGTGTTATATTTGTTCCCACATTCCAGAAAATCCCTGGAG GCAGTCCTGTCCTTGGATATCTAGCTGCTGGGATCTTAATTGGTCCGTATGGTCTCTCTATTATTCGCAATGTACATGCAACTAAGGCAATAGCTGAGTTTGGAGTTGTCTTCTTGCTATTCAATATTGGCCTCGAG CTCTCTGTTGAAAGACTAAGTTCAATGAAGAAATATGTTTTTGGATTGGGCTCTGCTCAG GTCTTGGTCACAGCTGTGGTTGTTGGGGTGGTTGCTCGATATGTGTCTGGGCTGCCGGGTCCTGCTGCAATTGTCATAGGGAATGGCATTGCATTATCTTCAACCGCGGTTGTGCTACAG GTACTTCAAGAACGTGGAGAGAGTACATCACGGCATGGGAGAGCTACGTTTTCTGTGTTACTCTTCCAG GATTTAGCAGTGGTGGTTTTGCTTATACTAATACCACTTATTTCACCGAGTTCATCCAAGGGAGGG GTTGGTTTCCAAGCCATTGCTGAAGCTCTTGGATTGGCTGCTGTGAAGGCAGTAGTTGCCATCTCAGCCATAATTGCTGGAGGACGATTG CTGCTTCGCCCAGTTTACAAGCAAATTGCTGAGAATCAAAATGCAGAAATATTTTCTGCGAATACACTTCTAGTCATCCTGGCAACCAGTCTCCTAACTGCCAGG GCTGGCCTTTCAATGGCTTTAGGAGCATTTTTGGCTGGCTTGCTTCTGGCGGAAACCGAATTCTCATTACAGGTTGAATCCGATATTGCACCATACCGTGGTCTCCTATTGGGTCTATTCTTTATGACG GTTGGAATGTCCATTGATCCAAAACTTCTAGTTTCAAACTTCCCAGTTATTGCCGGATCATTGGGGCTTCTAATTGCTGGTAAGACCATCTTGGTCGCACTTGTTGGCAGAATATTTGGTATTTCAATGGTATCTGCGATAAGAGTTGGCCTTCTGCTTGCACCTGGTGGAGAATTTGCGTTTGTAGCATTTGGTGAAGCTGTTAACCAG GGTATAATGTCTTCCCAGTTGTCATCATTGCTGTTTCTCGTGGTTGGAATTTCAATGGCTCTCACACCATGGTTAGCTGCTGGAGGCCAATTGATAGCTTCTCGCTTTGAACTGCAGGATGTTCGAAGTCTATTACCTGATGAAAACGAG ACAGATGATCTACAAGACCATATAATTATATGTGGCTTTGGACGTGTTGGTCAG ATTATTGCCCAGCTTCTTTCAGAGCGACTGATTCCTTTTGTTGCTCTTGACGTAAGAAG TGATCGAGTTTCTGTTGGACGTGCACTTGACCTTCCTGTATACTTTGGTGATGCGGGTAGTCGAGAG GTCCTCCACAAAATTGGTGCTGAAAGAGCATGTGCTGCTGCAGTAACTTTAGATAGTCCTGGTGCAAATTATAGAGCTGTCTGGGCTTTGAGCAAGTATTTTCCAAATGTGAAAACATTTGTCCGTGCTCACGATGTTGATCATGGCCTAAATTTAGAAAAAGCTGGGGCAACTGCA GTTGTTCCCGAGACTTTGGAACCTAGTTTGCAATTGGCAGCTGCTGTCCTTGCACAA GCCAAATTACCAACATCAGAGATAGCAGCTACGATCAATGAATTCAGATCCCGCCATCTCGCCGAGCTCACAGAG CTTTCTGAAACGAGTGGAAGCTCACTTGGTTACGGGTTTTCCGGAACGATGAGTAAACCTAAATCTCAGCATTCTGATTCTTCGGACGAGAACCAACTAATTGAAGGAACGCTAGCAATATGA